One segment of Paenibacillus sp. FSL R7-0337 DNA contains the following:
- a CDS encoding glucose 1-dehydrogenase, producing the protein MGKLDGKVALITGGNSGIGLASARLFVAEGARVVITGRNPVSLHAAVEELGAEYAVAVQGDATDPQSAVKAVNAAIEAFGRLDVVYANAGIAGYTPLGSTELAAFEEVLRVNVTGTFFTVQAALPHLKAGASVILTGSVLAKAGRPGNSAYAASKGAVSSMTKVLASELSPLGIRVNNIAPGVTRTPIWGESAMDNWKQVEAGMALSIPLGRAAVPEEVAKVALFLASEDSSYIQGADIAVDGGAGSSPLGAPIYRQNA; encoded by the coding sequence ATGGGGAAGCTTGACGGGAAGGTTGCATTGATTACTGGAGGGAATAGCGGGATTGGGTTGGCTAGCGCAAGGTTATTTGTGGCGGAGGGCGCCAGAGTGGTCATTACCGGCCGTAATCCGGTATCCCTGCATGCGGCGGTAGAAGAGCTGGGCGCGGAGTATGCGGTTGCTGTGCAGGGGGATGCGACTGATCCGCAGAGTGCGGTGAAGGCTGTGAATGCAGCGATAGAGGCTTTCGGCAGACTGGATGTAGTCTACGCGAATGCAGGAATCGCGGGCTACACACCGCTGGGTAGCACAGAGCTTGCCGCCTTCGAGGAAGTGCTCCGGGTCAATGTGACCGGTACGTTCTTCACCGTCCAGGCTGCGCTGCCTCATCTGAAGGCCGGAGCCTCCGTCATTCTGACGGGCTCTGTGTTAGCCAAGGCCGGAAGACCCGGCAATTCAGCCTATGCCGCCAGCAAAGGAGCGGTTAGCAGCATGACCAAAGTGCTGGCCTCCGAGCTGTCCCCGCTGGGCATCCGCGTCAACAACATTGCGCCCGGCGTAACGCGCACTCCGATCTGGGGCGAGTCGGCGATGGATAACTGGAAGCAGGTTGAGGCAGGCATGGCCCTTTCGATTCCGCTGGGCCGCGCGGCTGTGCCGGAAGAGGTCGCCAAGGTAGCGCTGTTCCTGGCCTCCGAGGATTCGTCGTATATCCAGGGCGCAGATATCGCCGTCGACGGCGGAGCGGGCAGCTCTCCGCTGGGCGCACCAATATACCGCCAAAACGCATAA
- the hpt gene encoding hypoxanthine phosphoribosyltransferase has translation MMSQITKVLVSKDQLQQRVQELGAEISRDYEGKELVLIGILKGGAVFMSDLMREITFPVGIDYMSVSSYGASATSSGVITIKKDIDIDIRGKHVLLVEDLIDTGLTLQHLQQLFALREAASVRICTILSKPSRRLVNVPIDYSGIDIPDEFVVGYGLDYAEQYRNLPEVWIIKTGE, from the coding sequence ATCATGAGCCAAATTACCAAAGTTCTGGTCAGCAAGGACCAGCTACAGCAGCGAGTACAGGAACTGGGCGCTGAAATATCGCGCGACTACGAAGGCAAGGAGCTTGTGCTTATCGGTATTCTTAAGGGCGGCGCTGTATTCATGTCCGACCTGATGCGGGAGATTACTTTTCCGGTTGGCATCGATTATATGTCGGTCTCCAGCTACGGCGCCAGCGCTACCTCTTCCGGTGTCATCACGATCAAGAAGGATATCGACATCGATATCCGGGGCAAGCATGTCCTGCTCGTCGAGGATCTGATCGACACCGGGCTGACACTTCAGCATCTGCAGCAGCTGTTCGCCCTGCGCGAAGCCGCCAGCGTACGCATCTGCACCATCCTCAGCAAGCCTTCCCGCCGCCTGGTCAATGTTCCCATTGACTACAGCGGGATTGACATCCCGGACGAATTCGTCGTCGGCTACGGCCTCGACTATGCCGAGCAGTACCGTAATCTGCCGGAGGTCTGGATCATCAAGACTGGCGAATAG
- a CDS encoding DUF3502 domain-containing protein: protein MKGKKIASSLAAVLMLTGVLSACSSSNNANGNTGSSNTPSTSTNSGGVDTSKEAKLTYYLWGSEGVTNKDILAEINKKLKADMNTTLEIKYIDWGDVATKYPLLFASGESFDLSHASPGAPVSYYTLATEGALTDITDMLDKVAPKLKAEIPESSWQNTKVNGKIYGVPSLFSEYTPAGYAYRTDLLKKYGMTDIKSIDDMVKYMDNVVANESFPPINGKAEDAQNMYRMLVDTTGMWLNAPGISLNELNLVTKSPEDYKTVFHPAFTQEFEDWAVKMREWGDKGYWGKDVLSASLGSKDNFRAANSAGYLTHAQDWIGQYGGDIKALPDAPTAFYTFAEANKKIKRKMGVDNSTVISANSNNPERSLMVIEKFMTDKSYYDLMQYGIEGKHYVIEDGVKKQPQGFNEKTDGGGFSAWSLRNDKFVIPSDTENPVRKELFAAWDKEAIDDPYNGFSFDPANVTTEIASISNVNAQLGIQLMLGKTNKDAKTAVAEYRDQLKKAGVDKVIAEVEKQLAEFTPVN, encoded by the coding sequence ATGAAAGGTAAAAAGATTGCTTCTTCTCTAGCTGCTGTCCTCATGCTTACTGGAGTGCTATCCGCTTGTTCGTCAAGCAATAATGCAAATGGAAATACAGGCTCGTCGAACACTCCATCCACTTCCACTAATTCTGGAGGCGTAGACACTTCTAAGGAAGCGAAGCTGACGTACTATCTGTGGGGCAGTGAGGGAGTTACCAATAAAGACATTCTGGCTGAGATTAACAAGAAGCTTAAGGCCGATATGAATACTACGCTTGAAATCAAATATATTGACTGGGGAGACGTAGCAACCAAGTATCCGCTGCTGTTCGCTTCCGGCGAATCGTTCGATCTGTCGCATGCTTCTCCGGGTGCTCCTGTGTCCTACTACACCCTGGCTACTGAAGGTGCGCTGACCGACATTACCGACATGCTGGACAAGGTAGCGCCTAAGCTGAAGGCTGAGATTCCAGAATCCTCCTGGCAGAACACCAAGGTAAATGGCAAAATCTACGGCGTACCTAGTCTGTTCAGTGAATATACACCTGCTGGTTATGCCTACCGTACCGATCTGCTGAAGAAATATGGCATGACTGACATTAAGTCCATCGATGATATGGTTAAATACATGGATAATGTGGTTGCCAATGAATCCTTCCCGCCAATTAACGGTAAGGCTGAGGATGCACAGAACATGTACAGAATGCTCGTTGATACTACAGGCATGTGGCTGAACGCACCTGGTATCTCGCTCAATGAATTGAACCTGGTCACTAAGAGCCCAGAGGATTACAAGACTGTATTCCATCCGGCCTTCACCCAGGAATTCGAGGATTGGGCTGTGAAAATGCGTGAGTGGGGCGACAAGGGCTACTGGGGCAAAGACGTTCTGTCCGCTTCCCTAGGCAGCAAAGACAACTTCAGAGCCGCGAACTCTGCGGGTTATCTGACTCATGCCCAGGACTGGATCGGCCAGTATGGCGGAGATATCAAGGCGCTGCCTGACGCTCCTACAGCGTTCTATACCTTTGCTGAAGCCAACAAGAAAATCAAACGTAAAATGGGTGTAGATAACTCAACCGTTATCAGCGCCAATTCGAATAATCCAGAGCGCTCTCTTATGGTTATTGAGAAATTCATGACTGATAAGAGCTACTACGATCTGATGCAGTACGGTATCGAAGGCAAGCACTACGTTATTGAAGATGGCGTGAAGAAACAGCCGCAGGGCTTCAATGAAAAAACAGACGGCGGCGGCTTCTCGGCTTGGTCCCTCAGAAACGACAAGTTCGTGATTCCTAGTGATACTGAGAACCCTGTTCGTAAGGAACTGTTCGCTGCATGGGATAAAGAAGCGATTGATGATCCGTACAACGGCTTCAGCTTCGACCCGGCTAATGTAACTACTGAGATTGCTTCGATCTCGAACGTGAATGCACAGCTTGGTATCCAGCTCATGCTGGGTAAAACAAATAAAGATGCAAAAACGGCTGTAGCAGAATACCGCGATCAGCTGAAAAAAGCAGGAGTTGATAAGGTCATTGCCGAAGTAGAGAAACAATTGGCAGAATTTACACCTGTTAACTAA
- the ccsA gene encoding cytochrome c biogenesis protein CcsA, giving the protein MLLLNGIYDAALLLYALSLLFVFSDCLRRNPGGKRLGTGLLAVVGLLQLTGLAIRFAQEGGLPIFTPYDFLFWFSFSMVVTSFAVTYTRGGEFTVLLLSMAGFSVFLLNRVWLTAEDHTLQSWSAVHGWLAMHVILANLSFAALTLGTVFAIMYLFLHTKLKNKKWDDRVRRLPSLETMDKYSYTAILAGVPLLLASLVLAGLSIVAEGRTPLFQDTKVLTTLTGLGVYIAYLVLKFSGLRSGTVMARWAIAGYGFIILNFLLNSWSKFHGWGGE; this is encoded by the coding sequence ATGCTACTGCTGAACGGAATATATGATGCCGCTCTGCTGCTATATGCCCTGAGCCTGCTGTTTGTTTTCTCGGATTGCCTTCGGCGTAATCCGGGCGGAAAGCGGCTGGGCACAGGGCTTCTTGCTGTCGTGGGCCTGCTGCAGCTGACCGGACTTGCGATCCGCTTCGCCCAGGAGGGCGGATTGCCGATTTTCACGCCTTATGATTTCCTGTTCTGGTTCTCCTTCAGCATGGTGGTTACCTCGTTCGCCGTGACGTATACTCGCGGCGGTGAGTTCACGGTGCTGCTGCTCAGCATGGCGGGCTTCAGCGTATTCCTGCTGAACCGGGTATGGCTGACGGCAGAGGATCATACCTTGCAGAGCTGGAGTGCGGTGCACGGGTGGCTGGCGATGCATGTGATTTTGGCGAATCTGAGCTTTGCCGCACTGACACTGGGGACGGTATTTGCGATAATGTATCTATTCCTGCATACGAAGCTGAAGAATAAGAAGTGGGATGACCGCGTACGCAGGCTGCCCAGCCTGGAGACGATGGACAAATATTCCTACACAGCGATCCTGGCCGGAGTTCCGCTGCTGCTGGCCTCGCTGGTTCTGGCGGGTCTGTCAATTGTCGCGGAAGGGCGGACGCCGCTGTTTCAGGATACGAAGGTCCTGACTACGCTTACGGGCCTTGGCGTCTACATTGCCTACCTGGTGCTGAAGTTCTCCGGCCTCCGGAGCGGTACCGTCATGGCCCGCTGGGCGATTGCCGGGTACGGCTTCATTATTCTTAACTTCCTGTTGAATTCCTGGTCGAAGTTCCATGGCTGGGGCGGGGAGTGA
- a CDS encoding carbohydrate ABC transporter permease translates to MASNTIKIKQDSGSIFIKVISYICISVFALFCVFPFALMISSSFMNEQEIIREGYKLIPNEVSFKAYELLLSNSSKLVDAYQVTIFITVVGTVLGLFMMSMAGFVLNRKDFKYRNFFSFLIYFTTLFSGGLIPTYILMVKHLHLKDSLFAMILPAVVGAWSIFLMRNFMKAIPDSLYESATIDGAGDFRIYWRIFMPLAVPSLATIGLFSALGFWNEWYNGMLYMDTQSKFPLQYFLQRMINQANMGSLINSGAVINTADLPTQSIKMATAVLATGPIILLYPFIQRYFVTGLTIGAVKG, encoded by the coding sequence ATGGCAAGTAATACTATTAAAATCAAACAGGATTCAGGCAGCATTTTCATTAAGGTGATCAGCTACATTTGCATCTCCGTGTTTGCCCTGTTCTGTGTGTTTCCTTTTGCGCTGATGATCTCTTCCTCCTTCATGAATGAGCAGGAGATTATCCGCGAGGGGTACAAGCTGATACCAAATGAGGTATCTTTCAAGGCCTATGAATTGTTGCTCAGTAACTCCTCCAAGCTGGTGGATGCTTATCAGGTAACGATCTTTATCACAGTCGTCGGTACGGTGCTCGGACTGTTCATGATGTCCATGGCCGGATTTGTCCTGAACCGCAAGGATTTCAAATACCGTAACTTCTTCTCCTTCCTGATCTATTTCACCACTTTGTTCAGCGGAGGATTGATTCCGACTTACATCCTGATGGTTAAGCATCTGCACCTCAAGGACAGCCTGTTCGCCATGATTCTGCCGGCTGTGGTAGGGGCGTGGTCGATCTTCCTGATGCGTAACTTCATGAAGGCGATCCCGGATTCCCTGTATGAATCAGCGACGATTGACGGCGCAGGCGATTTCCGCATCTACTGGCGGATCTTCATGCCGCTGGCGGTTCCATCACTGGCAACGATCGGACTGTTCTCGGCACTGGGCTTCTGGAATGAGTGGTACAACGGAATGCTGTACATGGACACTCAGAGCAAATTCCCGCTTCAGTACTTCCTGCAGCGTATGATCAATCAGGCGAATATGGGCAGTCTCATCAACTCGGGAGCGGTCATTAATACAGCCGATCTGCCGACCCAATCGATCAAAATGGCCACAGCCGTGCTGGCTACAGGCCCGATCATTCTCCTGTATCCATTCATTCAGCGTTACTTCGTAACCGGTCTTACCATCGGTGCTGTTAAGGGTTAA
- the hemA gene encoding glutamyl-tRNA reductase, giving the protein MHIVVVGLNYRTAPVEVREQFAFAEKDLPLALHQLLQTKSVLEGVVVATCNRTEIYVVVDRLHMCGYFIRSFMEQWFGVRSDVFTQHMYIYEDEQAIAHLMRVTCGLDSMVIGETQILGQVRSAFLTAQAEGVTGTWFNRLFKQAVTLGKRAHSETSIGESAVSVSYAAVELGKRIFGMFTGKRVLILGAGKMSELTVKHLYSSGAAEVIVANRTLSRAIELAEKFSGKPSTIEEALKSLDEVDIVISSTGADGYVLTAAQVAEGMKRRPSRPLFMIDIAVPRDIDPAAASVPDVFLYDIDDLEGIVESNLEMRRSEAAKIEVMIEGEMADFQQWLKTLGVRPVIRALQDKSNGIYEETMGSLFNKLPELDEHQRKVIRRLTKSIVNQMMHDPINVIKEMSGGKQGNEALEYFTQIFALQEQLDAGPAGESVEPLQRSTAERPSGGEIRVPGAVLTPAGLLGG; this is encoded by the coding sequence ATGCATATTGTCGTCGTTGGCCTGAATTACCGTACGGCTCCCGTAGAGGTGAGGGAACAGTTCGCTTTTGCCGAGAAAGATCTGCCGCTTGCGCTTCATCAGCTGCTGCAGACGAAGAGCGTTCTGGAAGGGGTCGTTGTCGCCACCTGTAACCGGACGGAAATTTATGTGGTCGTGGACCGCCTTCATATGTGCGGATATTTCATCCGCAGCTTCATGGAGCAGTGGTTCGGAGTAAGAAGCGATGTATTTACGCAACATATGTATATATATGAAGACGAGCAGGCGATTGCCCATCTGATGCGTGTCACCTGCGGTCTGGATTCCATGGTGATTGGCGAGACACAGATTCTGGGTCAGGTGCGCAGCGCCTTCCTGACGGCTCAGGCGGAAGGGGTTACCGGAACCTGGTTCAACCGGCTGTTCAAGCAGGCGGTGACGCTCGGCAAGCGTGCGCATAGTGAGACCTCGATCGGCGAGAGTGCGGTGTCGGTCAGCTATGCGGCAGTGGAGCTGGGGAAGCGGATCTTCGGCATGTTCACCGGCAAAAGAGTGCTCATTCTCGGCGCCGGCAAAATGAGCGAGCTGACGGTCAAGCATCTGTACAGCAGCGGCGCGGCGGAAGTAATTGTTGCCAACCGCACATTGTCCCGTGCCATCGAGCTGGCCGAGAAATTCTCGGGTAAGCCCAGCACGATTGAAGAGGCGCTGAAATCTCTGGATGAAGTGGATATTGTGATCAGCTCCACGGGTGCAGACGGCTATGTGCTGACGGCTGCCCAGGTAGCCGAGGGCATGAAGCGCCGTCCTTCACGGCCGCTGTTCATGATCGACATTGCGGTGCCGCGCGATATTGACCCTGCTGCTGCCAGTGTGCCGGATGTATTCCTCTATGATATCGACGATCTGGAAGGCATTGTGGAGAGCAATCTGGAGATGCGCCGCAGTGAAGCCGCCAAGATCGAGGTTATGATTGAAGGCGAGATGGCGGATTTCCAGCAATGGTTGAAGACGCTCGGCGTCAGACCGGTAATCCGTGCGCTGCAGGACAAGTCAAACGGAATATATGAAGAAACGATGGGTAGTCTGTTCAACAAGCTGCCTGAGCTGGATGAGCATCAGCGCAAGGTGATCCGCCGGCTGACCAAGAGCATCGTCAACCAGATGATGCATGATCCGATCAATGTGATCAAGGAGATGTCCGGCGGCAAGCAGGGGAATGAAGCACTGGAGTATTTCACTCAGATCTTCGCCCTGCAGGAGCAGCTGGATGCAGGTCCGGCCGGTGAAAGTGTTGAACCGCTTCAACGCAGCACTGCTGAACGTCCCTCCGGCGGAGAGATCCGTGTGCCGGGAGCGGTGCTTACCCCAGCCGGTTTGCTGGGCGGGTGA
- a CDS encoding phosphoribosyltransferase, with protein MSASYASLSESIRKARNVRIYKNKDTAYDFKLYPFGERGTYIAPELIREITHKLADAVAEQFPDFDYIVSPEPGGHTWGMLAAYKLMKPMNILRLSTELYENYEVSVRRETAYNENYIYFDGFSSGDRVLLLDDVISSGATIRCIAAQLSVMGVTLVGVQAILAKGEHYKQLEADIGVPVRFLSQV; from the coding sequence ATGAGTGCATCCTACGCAAGCTTAAGTGAATCGATCCGTAAGGCCAGAAATGTGAGGATCTACAAGAACAAGGACACCGCCTATGACTTCAAGCTCTACCCCTTCGGAGAACGCGGAACGTATATCGCCCCCGAGCTGATCCGTGAAATCACTCACAAACTGGCGGATGCTGTAGCGGAGCAATTTCCCGATTTTGATTACATTGTCTCCCCTGAACCCGGCGGTCATACCTGGGGGATGCTGGCTGCCTACAAGCTGATGAAGCCGATGAATATTCTGCGCCTCAGTACGGAGCTGTATGAGAATTATGAGGTTAGTGTCAGGCGCGAGACGGCGTATAATGAGAATTATATCTATTTTGACGGCTTCTCTTCCGGTGACCGCGTGCTGCTGCTGGATGATGTGATTAGTTCAGGCGCTACGATCCGCTGCATTGCTGCTCAATTGTCTGTGATGGGCGTGACGCTTGTCGGCGTGCAGGCAATCTTAGCCAAAGGTGAGCATTACAAGCAGCTGGAAGCGGACATCGGAGTACCCGTCAGGTTCCTGTCCCAGGTATAA
- a CDS encoding LacI family DNA-binding transcriptional regulator — translation MDVNIKDIARISGVGISTVSRVINNKGLVSNATREKVLSVVKEYNYIPNSNARNLKTTQSKNIALMVKGITNPFFSIMIKEIERQVNLRGYPFLIHQVEDGTDEINAAIQLVKEKNLSGIIFMGGTYNHSEEKFKQLTVPFVLTTITTSQEVDPSIFSSVTIDESKEAYKATSYLLSLGHRNIGFLAKSPLLEDTTGSRRLLGYKMALEEHNIPYNPGFVEDCEYSPSSGFNAARRLLNRDRTVTAIFAASDTIAIGAAKAVLTAGLSIPDDISIIGFDGIEMAEYYHPALDTISQPGTEMALSSVGVLFDLITKHSSHQHIVYDAVLLKRGSCKMIKGR, via the coding sequence GTGGACGTAAACATTAAGGATATCGCCAGGATATCCGGTGTCGGCATCTCAACAGTGTCCAGAGTCATCAATAATAAGGGTCTGGTGAGCAATGCCACCCGGGAGAAGGTACTGAGTGTCGTCAAGGAATATAATTATATTCCCAATTCCAATGCCAGAAATCTGAAAACAACGCAATCCAAAAATATTGCACTTATGGTAAAAGGGATCACTAACCCATTCTTCTCGATTATGATCAAGGAGATTGAACGTCAGGTCAATCTGCGCGGATATCCGTTTCTTATCCATCAGGTAGAAGACGGCACCGATGAGATTAACGCAGCCATTCAGCTGGTGAAAGAGAAGAATCTTAGCGGGATTATTTTCATGGGCGGTACCTATAATCACTCCGAAGAGAAATTCAAGCAGTTAACCGTTCCATTCGTACTCACGACCATCACTACCTCACAGGAAGTGGACCCGTCCATCTTCTCAAGCGTAACGATCGATGAATCCAAGGAAGCCTATAAGGCAACCTCTTATTTACTTTCGCTGGGACATCGAAACATCGGCTTTCTCGCCAAATCCCCTTTACTGGAAGACACCACAGGCAGCCGCCGCCTTCTTGGCTACAAGATGGCGCTGGAAGAACATAACATACCTTATAATCCGGGATTCGTAGAGGATTGTGAATACAGTCCAAGCTCAGGCTTCAATGCTGCACGCAGACTGCTTAACCGCGACAGAACCGTAACCGCTATCTTTGCGGCCTCCGATACGATTGCGATCGGTGCGGCCAAAGCTGTGCTTACCGCAGGCTTATCTATCCCCGATGATATTTCGATCATCGGCTTCGACGGTATTGAGATGGCTGAGTACTATCATCCTGCGCTGGATACGATCAGCCAGCCGGGCACTGAAATGGCACTGTCCAGTGTGGGCGTGTTGTTCGACCTGATTACCAAACATTCCTCCCATCAGCACATTGTCTATGATGCGGTATTGCTCAAACGGGGCTCTTGCAAGATGATTAAGGGCCGGTAA
- a CDS encoding IMP dehydrogenase: protein MAYYYEQPSRTFSEFLLVPSLTTKDCIPGNVDLSTPVTKFRRGETPALTMNLPVTSAVMQAVSDHNMAIALAKSGGISFIYGSQSITQQVEMVRRVKKFKAGFVLSDSNLRPEDTLQDVLVLKARSGHSTIAITDNGEPTGRLMGIVTSRDYRENRLPPDCPITEFMTPLASLIYAEEGITLTEANDMIWDHKLNCLPIVNDSGHLVHLVFRKDYDSHQEYPLELHDDNKQLIVGAGINSRDYKERVPALVEAGADILCIDSSDGYSEWQAETIHYIKETFGESVKVGAGNVVDKEGFLYLVEAGADFIKVGIGGGSICITREQKGIGRGQASSVIEVAAARQEYYEQTGIYVPICSDGGIVYDYHIVLALAMGADFVMLGRYFARFDESPGRKLLVGGNFVKEYWGEGSSRARNWQRYDFGNADKESKLEFEEGVDSFIPYAGRLKDNLDLSISKIKSTMCNCGALTIPELQQKAKITLVSSTTIFEGGAHDVMLKEKDRSSS from the coding sequence ATGGCTTATTATTACGAGCAGCCTTCAAGAACCTTCAGTGAGTTCCTGCTGGTGCCCAGCCTGACCACCAAAGATTGCATTCCCGGAAATGTGGATCTTAGCACACCGGTAACCAAATTCCGCCGGGGAGAGACCCCGGCACTGACCATGAACCTCCCCGTGACTTCGGCGGTCATGCAGGCGGTATCCGACCACAACATGGCAATCGCACTGGCCAAAAGCGGGGGCATCTCCTTCATCTATGGCTCCCAGTCTATCACGCAACAGGTCGAAATGGTCCGCCGGGTCAAAAAGTTCAAAGCCGGATTCGTCCTCAGCGACTCGAACCTGCGCCCGGAAGATACGCTTCAGGATGTGCTGGTGCTGAAGGCGCGCAGCGGCCACTCTACCATTGCGATTACAGACAACGGAGAACCAACGGGCAGACTGATGGGCATCGTCACCAGCCGGGATTACCGCGAGAACCGCCTCCCGCCGGATTGCCCGATTACAGAGTTCATGACCCCGCTGGCTTCGTTGATCTACGCCGAAGAAGGCATCACACTGACAGAAGCGAACGACATGATCTGGGATCATAAGCTGAACTGCCTGCCGATTGTGAATGACAGCGGCCATCTCGTCCACCTGGTCTTCCGAAAGGATTATGACAGCCATCAGGAGTATCCGCTGGAGCTGCATGACGACAACAAACAGCTCATCGTGGGTGCCGGAATCAATTCGCGGGATTACAAGGAGCGTGTACCGGCGCTGGTGGAGGCTGGAGCAGATATCCTGTGTATCGATTCCTCTGACGGGTATTCGGAGTGGCAGGCGGAGACCATCCATTATATTAAGGAGACTTTCGGGGAGAGCGTGAAGGTCGGCGCGGGCAATGTTGTCGATAAGGAGGGCTTCCTGTATCTCGTGGAGGCGGGAGCTGATTTCATCAAAGTCGGTATCGGCGGCGGCTCCATCTGCATCACCCGCGAGCAAAAGGGCATCGGCCGGGGCCAGGCCTCCTCCGTCATCGAAGTGGCGGCGGCGCGCCAGGAATATTATGAGCAGACCGGCATCTATGTCCCCATCTGCTCGGACGGCGGAATTGTTTATGACTATCATATTGTGCTGGCGCTGGCGATGGGCGCTGACTTCGTGATGCTTGGGCGCTATTTCGCCAGATTCGATGAGAGTCCCGGACGCAAGCTGCTGGTCGGCGGGAACTTCGTGAAGGAATATTGGGGCGAAGGCTCCAGCCGGGCCCGCAACTGGCAGCGTTATGACTTCGGCAATGCCGATAAAGAGAGCAAGCTGGAATTCGAGGAGGGGGTGGATTCCTTTATCCCCTATGCCGGACGGCTGAAGGATAATCTTGATCTCAGCATCAGCAAAATCAAGTCCACCATGTGCAATTGCGGCGCGCTAACCATCCCGGAATTGCAGCAGAAGGCCAAGATTACCCTGGTCTCCTCGACAACGATCTTTGAAGGAGGCGCACATGATGTTATGCTTAAGGAAAAGGACAGATCATCTTCCTGA
- a CDS encoding sugar phosphate isomerase/epimerase has translation MQDSLRIGTLVRGGEAVQVIPQIVEHGFDSFQLNFWQTTGGIDLAETAARVRELAAEHHFIISAVGIYGNPLGGGPEAETEATLEGWAQLIEHAHLFGTDLIGGFTGRLPGSSIDESLPRFAEVFGELSKRAADKGLRIAFENCAMGGSWQKGDWNIAHNPTAWEKMFNAVTADNLGLEWEPAHQLTALIDPIPQLRKWVDKIFHVHGKDATIAWDIVKEYGIHGPKPYVWDRTPGFGDTNWTDIITILRQGGYQGTIDIEGWHDPVYRDELEMTGQVHALNYLKHCRGGSMIPNPVV, from the coding sequence ATGCAAGATTCACTGAGAATAGGGACGCTTGTACGCGGCGGCGAAGCCGTCCAGGTCATTCCGCAGATTGTAGAGCATGGCTTCGACTCCTTTCAATTGAATTTCTGGCAGACGACAGGCGGAATCGATCTGGCGGAGACCGCAGCCCGGGTCCGGGAGCTGGCGGCTGAGCATCACTTCATCATCTCTGCTGTCGGCATCTACGGCAATCCGCTTGGCGGCGGGCCGGAGGCTGAGACAGAGGCTACCTTGGAAGGCTGGGCGCAGCTGATTGAGCACGCTCATTTGTTCGGGACTGACCTTATCGGCGGATTCACGGGGCGCTTGCCGGGCTCGTCGATTGACGAGTCGCTTCCGAGATTCGCCGAGGTGTTCGGAGAATTGTCGAAGCGGGCGGCAGACAAGGGTCTGCGGATTGCTTTTGAAAATTGTGCGATGGGCGGGAGCTGGCAGAAGGGTGACTGGAATATTGCTCATAACCCTACAGCTTGGGAGAAAATGTTCAACGCCGTTACGGCAGACAATCTCGGGCTGGAATGGGAGCCTGCCCATCAGCTCACCGCGCTAATTGATCCGATTCCGCAGCTGCGCAAATGGGTGGATAAGATTTTCCATGTTCATGGCAAGGACGCGACGATTGCCTGGGACATAGTCAAGGAGTACGGAATTCATGGTCCGAAGCCTTATGTGTGGGACCGGACGCCAGGCTTCGGGGATACGAACTGGACGGATATTATCACCATTCTCCGGCAGGGCGGCTATCAGGGTACGATTGATATTGAAGGCTGGCATGATCCGGTCTACCGGGATGAGCTGGAGATGACAGGCCAGGTCCATGCGCTGAATTACCTGAAGCATTGCCGGGGCGGCAGTATGATACCGAATCCGGTTGTATAA
- a CDS encoding DUF3139 domain-containing protein → MRLTNRGTIIAVVVLVVVAGGIYLSLTGLPYKRSQIANEVKAYLIHTRAYPEADIQEIRGVYSLKSGDYEAEVRYKDEPDQNYTYAKVNGVFRLVGVSSMYGGHIDETFY, encoded by the coding sequence ATGAGGCTTACTAACCGGGGTACGATAATTGCTGTTGTGGTACTCGTTGTTGTAGCAGGAGGGATCTACCTGTCGCTAACCGGATTACCCTATAAAAGAAGTCAAATCGCTAATGAGGTCAAAGCCTACCTGATTCATACCAGAGCATATCCCGAAGCAGATATTCAAGAGATCCGGGGAGTCTATAGCCTGAAATCGGGCGATTATGAAGCGGAGGTACGATATAAGGATGAACCCGATCAGAATTATACGTATGCCAAAGTGAATGGTGTGTTCAGACTCGTCGGAGTCAGCAGCATGTACGGGGGACATATTGATGAAACTTTTTATTGA